In Pseudomonas sp. MM213, a genomic segment contains:
- a CDS encoding MFS transporter, with translation MKPPASSQPRRAAAAAFIGTMIEWYDFYIYATAAALVFGALFFPSDDKLFSTMAAFGTFAVGFFARPLGGIIFGHIGDRIGRKKSLIITLLMMGVVTVCIGLLPTYAQIGAAAPVLLILLRIVQGIAVGGEWGGAVLMAGEHAPKGRRNFFASFAQLGSPAGLILSLLAFSAVTRLPEEDLMSWGWRLPFLASSLLLLVGLAIRLGVNESPEFLASRELAAKSTRKEQAPVMEVLRTAWRPLLLCIGANTLGIAGVYFTNTFMIAYTTQQLQLPRSLILECLFVVAIIQFCIQPLAAWLAEKIGATRFLCLVSLLAMASPYPMFVLVSSGQAPLIILGIALAVVCMASFYAVIAGYVSGMFETRVRYTAISLAYQICGAVAGGLTPLIGTLLAHKFAGQWWPMALFYSLIAATSLVCVLSLARRHASAERVELATI, from the coding sequence ATGAAGCCCCCAGCTTCTTCCCAGCCACGTCGTGCGGCAGCCGCAGCCTTCATCGGCACCATGATCGAGTGGTACGACTTTTACATTTACGCCACCGCCGCCGCGCTGGTGTTCGGTGCGCTGTTCTTCCCCTCCGACGACAAACTGTTCAGCACCATGGCCGCGTTCGGCACCTTCGCCGTGGGCTTCTTCGCGCGGCCGTTGGGCGGGATCATCTTCGGCCACATCGGTGACCGCATCGGGCGCAAGAAATCGCTGATCATCACCTTGCTGATGATGGGCGTGGTCACGGTCTGCATCGGTTTGCTGCCGACTTATGCACAGATCGGCGCCGCAGCGCCGGTACTGCTGATTCTGCTGCGCATCGTCCAGGGCATTGCCGTGGGTGGCGAGTGGGGCGGGGCGGTCTTGATGGCCGGCGAGCATGCGCCGAAAGGTCGGCGCAATTTCTTCGCGTCCTTTGCGCAACTTGGCAGCCCGGCCGGTTTGATCCTGTCGCTGCTGGCATTCAGCGCAGTCACCCGTTTGCCGGAAGAAGACCTGATGAGCTGGGGCTGGCGCCTGCCGTTCCTCGCCAGTTCGTTGCTGCTGCTGGTGGGGCTGGCGATTCGACTGGGCGTGAACGAGTCTCCGGAATTCCTCGCCAGTCGCGAACTCGCGGCGAAAAGCACGCGTAAAGAGCAGGCGCCGGTCATGGAAGTCCTGCGCACCGCGTGGCGTCCGCTGTTGTTGTGCATCGGCGCCAACACCCTGGGGATTGCCGGGGTGTATTTCACCAACACCTTCATGATCGCCTACACCACCCAGCAACTGCAGTTGCCGCGCTCGCTGATCCTCGAGTGCCTGTTTGTGGTGGCGATCATTCAGTTCTGCATCCAGCCGCTGGCGGCGTGGCTCGCGGAAAAAATCGGCGCCACGCGTTTCCTGTGCTTGGTGTCGTTGTTGGCAATGGCTTCGCCGTACCCGATGTTCGTGCTGGTCAGCTCGGGCCAGGCACCACTGATCATCCTTGGCATCGCGCTGGCGGTGGTGTGCATGGCGTCGTTCTACGCAGTGATCGCCGGGTACGTCAGCGGCATGTTCGAGACCCGCGTGCGCTACACGGCGATTTCGCTGGCGTATCAGATCTGTGGCGCCGTGGCCGGTGGTTTGACGCCGCTGATCGGCACGCTGCTGGCGCATAAATTCGCCGGTCAATGGTGGCCGATGGCGCTGTTCTACAGCCTGATTGCTGCGACTTCGTTGGTCTGTGTGCTGTCCCTTGCCCGTCGCCATGCCAGCGCTGAACGCGTTGAGCTAGCCACCATTTGA
- a CDS encoding LysR family transcriptional regulator yields the protein MVERDVQRLLNDRLDWNLLRTFRVIGQELSISRAAARLHLTQPAVSQALKRLEEQLGRQLIARRGPRFALTEVGEQIFALAGEIYGQMSQVSSVLEQPADEVIGKVRLLIISRIYSERFDDFLADFHRQHPRVDLEVDVMRSSDIVSALQEKTATLGLSLNRRPQPRLEQRLFLRQRYAFFCGKHHAMFGQQNVDQGDLQRENFVSFTSDQIGGMLSPLTIFRDQQGFSGRIVASSPSLEEVRRLVIAGFGIGCLPEHVVAADVDAGLLWRLPPHEGIADVDIHLLWNREQRMSRAETIFIESLQRCLTA from the coding sequence ATGGTCGAACGCGATGTGCAACGCCTGCTCAATGACCGACTGGACTGGAACCTGCTGCGCACCTTTCGAGTGATCGGCCAGGAGCTGAGCATCAGCCGCGCCGCCGCCCGCCTGCACCTGACGCAACCCGCCGTGAGCCAGGCATTGAAGCGTCTGGAAGAACAACTCGGCCGCCAACTGATCGCCCGTCGCGGGCCACGTTTTGCCTTGACTGAAGTCGGCGAGCAGATCTTCGCACTGGCCGGGGAAATCTATGGGCAGATGTCCCAGGTCAGCAGCGTGCTGGAGCAACCGGCCGACGAAGTGATCGGCAAGGTGCGCCTGTTGATCATCAGCCGGATCTACTCGGAACGCTTCGATGACTTCCTCGCGGACTTCCATCGGCAGCACCCGCGGGTCGATCTGGAGGTGGATGTGATGCGCAGCTCCGACATCGTCAGTGCGCTTCAGGAAAAAACCGCGACGCTGGGGCTGAGCCTCAATCGCCGTCCGCAACCGCGCCTGGAGCAACGGTTGTTCCTGCGTCAGCGCTATGCGTTTTTCTGCGGCAAGCATCATGCGATGTTCGGCCAGCAGAACGTCGATCAAGGGGATTTGCAGCGGGAGAATTTCGTCAGTTTCACCAGCGACCAGATCGGCGGCATGCTCTCGCCGCTGACGATTTTTCGCGATCAGCAGGGCTTCAGCGGACGCATCGTGGCGTCGTCACCGAGCCTGGAAGAAGTCCGGCGACTGGTGATCGCCGGATTCGGAATCGGCTGTTTGCCCGAGCACGTAGTGGCGGCGGACGTCGACGCCGGATTGCTCTGGCGCCTGCCGCCCCACGAAGGGATTGCCGACGTGGACATTCATTTGCTGTGGAACCGCGAGCAGCGCATGAGCCGGGCCGAAACGATATTCATCGAGAGCCTGCAACGCTGCCTGACGGCTTAG
- a CDS encoding RraA family protein — MDESQLIEQFKAVSFPTLGHFLEAGFADSQLRAMVPNVKLVGRALTLKLVGADAIAVNQALALIKPGDVLVIDTDGDWQHAPVGAVTSCAASCAGAAGIVVDGAVTDLLELREGGLPVFARGTSLLTTKLHGRGDSQINQPIHCAGVTVQPGDLVLADDNGVLFLDWHTAAGVIEQALASDHAEPRLLERLRAGEPVAQVLRV, encoded by the coding sequence ATGGATGAATCACAGTTGATCGAGCAGTTCAAAGCGGTGAGCTTTCCGACCCTTGGCCATTTTCTGGAGGCGGGTTTTGCCGACTCGCAACTGCGGGCGATGGTGCCCAACGTGAAACTGGTGGGCCGTGCGCTAACCCTGAAATTGGTGGGCGCCGATGCCATTGCCGTCAACCAGGCGTTGGCGCTGATAAAGCCGGGCGACGTGTTGGTGATCGACACCGATGGCGACTGGCAACACGCACCGGTCGGCGCGGTGACCAGTTGTGCCGCGAGTTGTGCCGGGGCGGCGGGCATCGTGGTCGACGGCGCCGTGACTGATTTGCTGGAGCTGCGTGAGGGCGGATTGCCGGTCTTCGCTCGCGGCACCAGCCTGCTGACCACCAAGCTGCACGGTCGCGGCGACAGCCAGATCAACCAGCCGATTCACTGCGCAGGCGTCACCGTGCAGCCGGGTGATCTGGTGCTGGCGGACGACAACGGCGTGCTGTTTCTCGATTGGCACACCGCGGCCGGTGTCATCGAACAGGCGCTGGCGTCCGATCATGCCGAACCGCGCTTGCTCGAACGTTTGCGCGCCGGTGAACCGGTCGCGCAGGTGTTGCGCGTCTAA
- a CDS encoding RidA family protein has protein sequence MRRIQSAPGFIAPVGPYSQAVVSGHLVFTAGQIPAQSTLDEQPADFTEQVRQTLRNLEAILIEAGSGFSHVIKVNAYLTDPAQLEPFNAVYREFLGHAPPARTTVCVALWGVSLEIDCVAEVIAREPQHG, from the coding sequence ATGCGCAGAATTCAATCCGCTCCGGGTTTCATCGCCCCCGTCGGGCCTTACTCTCAAGCGGTGGTCAGCGGCCATCTGGTGTTCACCGCCGGGCAGATTCCGGCCCAAAGCACACTCGATGAGCAGCCCGCCGATTTCACCGAGCAAGTGCGGCAAACCTTGCGCAATCTCGAGGCGATCCTGATTGAAGCCGGCTCGGGTTTCAGCCACGTGATCAAGGTCAACGCGTACCTCACCGATCCGGCGCAACTGGAGCCGTTCAACGCGGTGTATCGCGAGTTTCTCGGCCATGCGCCGCCGGCGCGAACCACGGTGTGCGTGGCGCTGTGGGGCGTGTCGCTGGAAATCGACTGTGTGGCCGAGGTGATTGCCAGGGAGCCGCAGCATGGATGA
- a CDS encoding MFS transporter, protein MSDLSSAEKSGAPPEVAISMKKVAVASVIGTTVEWYDLFVFATASALVFNKVFFPDFVPLIGTLLAFGTFASAYLARIVGAALFGHFGDRLGRKSMLLISLLTMGAATFAIGLLPNYAAIGIWAPILLLLLRVIQGLALGGEWGGAVLMAVEHAPANKRGLYGSWVQIGVPAGTMIANLAFLVIAAWLSPEDLLAWGWRIPFLASVLLIAVGLYIRLNIAETPAFNKVKEAEVQVKMPLAEVFRKYWKQVVLGGIATMSTGASFNIIVAFGLTYGTQNLGFSRSVMLGVVLLSCAWCIVMLPVFGALSDRFGRKPIIVAGIVAEALVAFPMFWLMDTKELSLVIFGYLLLMTAFAANYGPIATFLAELFGTRVRYSGLSISYMLSGLLGSAATPIVTTALLAATGKGSSVAWYMIGAALISLLALLLLTETFKRDISEIPAAGPAADQPVRKPFKSAAA, encoded by the coding sequence ATGAGCGATCTATCGTCCGCAGAAAAGTCCGGTGCCCCGCCGGAAGTTGCAATCAGCATGAAAAAAGTTGCCGTGGCCAGTGTCATCGGCACCACGGTGGAATGGTACGACCTGTTTGTGTTTGCCACCGCGTCGGCGCTGGTATTCAACAAGGTGTTCTTCCCGGACTTCGTGCCGCTGATCGGCACATTGCTGGCATTCGGCACCTTCGCTTCGGCGTATCTGGCGCGGATTGTCGGTGCGGCATTGTTCGGGCACTTCGGTGACCGCCTGGGTCGCAAGTCAATGTTGTTGATTTCGCTGTTGACCATGGGCGCCGCCACGTTCGCGATCGGCTTGTTACCCAATTACGCGGCCATCGGGATATGGGCGCCGATCCTGTTGTTATTGCTGAGGGTCATTCAAGGCCTGGCGCTGGGCGGTGAGTGGGGCGGGGCGGTGTTGATGGCGGTGGAACATGCGCCGGCCAACAAGCGCGGCCTGTACGGTTCCTGGGTGCAGATCGGCGTCCCGGCCGGGACCATGATTGCCAACCTGGCGTTCCTGGTGATCGCCGCGTGGCTGTCGCCTGAAGACCTGTTGGCCTGGGGCTGGCGCATTCCGTTTCTGGCCAGCGTGCTGCTGATTGCCGTCGGTTTGTACATCCGCCTGAACATCGCCGAAACCCCGGCCTTCAACAAGGTCAAGGAAGCGGAAGTGCAGGTGAAAATGCCGCTGGCCGAAGTCTTCCGCAAGTACTGGAAGCAAGTGGTGCTCGGCGGTATTGCGACGATGTCGACCGGCGCGTCGTTCAACATCATCGTCGCGTTCGGCCTGACGTACGGCACGCAGAATCTCGGTTTCAGTCGCAGCGTGATGCTGGGCGTGGTGCTGCTGTCCTGCGCCTGGTGCATCGTCATGCTGCCGGTGTTCGGCGCGTTGTCGGACCGTTTCGGCCGCAAGCCGATCATTGTTGCCGGCATCGTTGCCGAGGCGTTGGTCGCGTTCCCGATGTTCTGGCTGATGGACACCAAGGAGCTGTCGCTGGTGATCTTCGGCTACTTGCTGTTGATGACCGCATTCGCCGCCAACTACGGGCCTATCGCGACCTTCCTGGCGGAGTTGTTCGGCACCCGCGTGCGTTATTCGGGACTGTCGATCAGCTACATGCTGTCCGGCCTGCTCGGCAGCGCCGCAACGCCCATCGTCACCACTGCGTTGCTCGCAGCGACCGGCAAAGGCTCGTCGGTGGCCTGGTACATGATCGGCGCGGCGCTGATTTCCTTGCTGGCGCTGTTGCTGCTGACCGAGACGTTCAAGCGCGACATCAGCGAAATCCCGGCGGCGGGCCCGGCTGCCGATCAACCCGTTCGCAAACCTTTCAAATCGGCTGCGGCCTGA
- a CDS encoding 2-hydroxyacid dehydrogenase: MNTVVLLSRDTLLLKQLQAAFARSAPQLTTVLADDPLAKNAQIAACWFPLPGSLAALPNLQVIHSVAAGIDHLDHDPSCPDLPVCRVVDPGHRQGMTEYVRWAVIHFHRGFDQVLLQLQEQRWERPLQRAAGQFKVGVMGLGSLGSAIAQDLAASGYDVRGWARSGKTINGVQTFAGAASLKPFLEGVELLINLLPLTSETRGILGHSTFEQLANGAALVNCGRGGHLNIDDLEQALKRGKLRGALLDVFEQEPLPVDHRLWTMPGVTITPHMASAASHDCIAEQVAENFRRLNAGEPLLNNADRLLGY, encoded by the coding sequence ATGAACACCGTGGTTTTGCTGTCCCGCGACACCTTGCTGCTCAAGCAACTGCAAGCCGCGTTCGCCCGCAGCGCGCCGCAGCTCACCACCGTGCTGGCGGATGATCCGCTGGCCAAAAATGCGCAGATCGCCGCGTGCTGGTTCCCTTTGCCGGGCAGCCTCGCCGCGTTACCGAACCTTCAGGTGATTCACTCGGTGGCGGCCGGTATCGATCACCTCGATCATGACCCGTCGTGCCCGGATCTGCCGGTGTGCCGGGTGGTCGATCCCGGTCACCGTCAGGGCATGACCGAATACGTACGCTGGGCGGTGATCCACTTTCACCGTGGTTTCGATCAAGTGCTGTTGCAGCTACAGGAACAGCGCTGGGAGCGGCCGCTGCAACGGGCTGCGGGGCAATTCAAAGTGGGTGTGATGGGGCTGGGATCGCTGGGCAGCGCCATCGCTCAGGATCTGGCCGCTTCCGGTTACGACGTTCGTGGCTGGGCGCGCAGTGGCAAGACGATAAACGGCGTGCAGACCTTCGCCGGTGCGGCAAGCCTGAAACCGTTTCTTGAGGGTGTGGAGTTGCTGATCAACTTGTTGCCGCTGACCAGCGAAACCCGCGGCATTCTTGGTCATTCAACTTTCGAACAATTGGCCAATGGCGCTGCGCTGGTGAATTGCGGCCGGGGCGGTCATCTCAATATCGACGACCTCGAACAGGCCCTGAAACGAGGAAAACTGCGCGGCGCGCTGCTGGATGTTTTCGAGCAAGAACCACTGCCGGTTGATCACCGTCTCTGGACAATGCCCGGTGTGACGATCACACCGCACATGGCATCGGCGGCATCCCACGACTGCATTGCCGAACAAGTTGCGGAGAACTTCCGCCGTTTAAATGCCGGCGAACCTTTATTGAATAACGCGGACCGATTACTGGGTTACTGA
- a CDS encoding class II aldolase/adducin family protein, producing the protein MSKPEHIGPVEWKARCELAALYRLVAHFRMTDLIDTHITLRIPGPEHHFLINRYGVIFDRMRASDLVRIDQDGRVVDPHYEGHRVNAAGFVIHSAIHMARPDLNCVIHTHTAAGMAVAAQKQGLLPISQHALKFYGKLAYHTYEGIALSLDERERLIADLGPHRAMILRNHGLLVGGSGVAQAFQEIHFLERACQAQVAALAGGSALHYPSPEVCAHTAEQFDRDEQDNIIDLAWEAALTLIESQRESYLS; encoded by the coding sequence GTGAGTAAACCTGAACACATCGGCCCGGTTGAATGGAAGGCCCGTTGCGAACTGGCTGCGCTGTATCGGCTGGTCGCGCACTTTCGCATGACCGATTTGATCGACACCCACATCACCCTGCGGATTCCAGGGCCTGAGCATCACTTTCTGATCAACCGCTACGGGGTGATTTTCGACCGCATGCGCGCCTCGGATCTGGTGCGCATCGATCAGGACGGGCGCGTCGTCGACCCGCATTACGAAGGTCATCGGGTCAACGCCGCAGGGTTCGTCATTCATTCGGCGATCCACATGGCCCGTCCGGACCTGAATTGCGTGATCCATACCCACACCGCCGCTGGCATGGCCGTTGCGGCGCAGAAACAGGGCTTGCTGCCGATCAGTCAGCACGCCCTGAAGTTCTACGGAAAATTGGCGTATCACACCTATGAAGGCATTGCGTTGTCGCTGGATGAGCGCGAGCGGTTGATTGCTGATCTGGGGCCGCACCGGGCAATGATCCTGCGCAATCACGGTTTGCTGGTCGGTGGCTCCGGCGTGGCTCAGGCGTTCCAGGAGATCCACTTTCTGGAGCGGGCCTGCCAGGCGCAGGTGGCGGCGCTGGCCGGCGGTTCCGCGTTGCATTACCCGTCGCCGGAAGTGTGTGCACACACCGCCGAGCAGTTTGACCGCGATGAGCAGGACAACATCATCGACCTGGCCTGGGAGGCCGCACTGACCCTGATCGAATCCCAGCGCGAGTCCTATCTGTCATGA
- a CDS encoding MFS transporter has protein sequence MHTTAQPRRAAAAAFIGTTIEFYDFYIYATAAALVLGQVFFPSSDPVMSTLAAFGSFAVGFIARPMAGMVFGHLGDRLGRKKMLLVTMALMGVATAGIGLLPSYASAGIWAPIGLIVLRLIQGISVGGEWGGAVLMASEHAPATRKTFYASFAQLGSPAGLLLALIAFRLVTSLEPEDFLTWGWRLPFLASGVLMMVGLMIRSGVHESPEFAKARDNNETAKYPVKDVIRTCWRQILFAAAAVTIGSAGFFFTNTFMITYVTQYQGIARSTILDCLFLVTVIQLLSQPLSALLAERIGEGRFLKLVALLCMVTPYPMFLLVGTQNILLMTLGIALAVVILSALYAVIAGYMTQAFPVHLRYSGISIAYQLSCALAGGTTPLIGTLLASKFSGQWLPLAVFFTLLSALSLIGVCGLARLRANPVVTHAAKEVYS, from the coding sequence ATGCACACCACCGCACAGCCGCGTCGAGCGGCGGCCGCTGCCTTCATTGGCACGACCATCGAGTTCTACGACTTTTACATTTACGCCACCGCGGCGGCGTTGGTGCTCGGGCAAGTGTTCTTTCCCAGCAGCGACCCGGTGATGAGTACCCTGGCAGCTTTTGGCAGTTTCGCCGTCGGCTTCATCGCCCGTCCCATGGCCGGCATGGTTTTCGGACATCTGGGCGACCGTCTGGGCCGCAAGAAAATGTTGCTGGTGACGATGGCGCTGATGGGCGTGGCAACTGCCGGCATCGGTCTGTTACCGAGTTACGCCAGCGCCGGTATCTGGGCACCGATCGGCCTGATCGTGCTGCGTTTGATCCAGGGCATTTCCGTCGGAGGCGAGTGGGGCGGGGCCGTGTTGATGGCCAGCGAACACGCGCCAGCCACGCGCAAAACGTTCTACGCATCATTCGCCCAACTCGGCAGCCCGGCCGGTTTATTACTGGCGTTGATTGCTTTTCGCCTGGTGACATCACTTGAACCCGAAGACTTCCTGACCTGGGGCTGGCGTCTGCCGTTCCTCGCCAGTGGTGTGCTGATGATGGTCGGCCTGATGATCCGCTCCGGCGTTCATGAGTCGCCGGAATTCGCCAAGGCGCGGGACAACAACGAGACCGCCAAATACCCGGTGAAAGACGTGATTCGCACGTGCTGGCGGCAGATCCTGTTCGCTGCCGCCGCAGTGACCATCGGCTCGGCCGGGTTCTTCTTCACCAACACTTTCATGATCACCTACGTCACCCAGTATCAGGGCATCGCACGCTCGACGATTCTCGATTGCCTGTTCCTGGTGACCGTCATTCAGTTGCTCTCGCAACCGCTCAGCGCACTGCTCGCCGAGCGCATCGGCGAAGGTCGTTTTCTCAAGCTCGTTGCGCTGCTGTGCATGGTCACGCCGTACCCGATGTTCTTGCTGGTGGGCACGCAAAACATTCTGTTGATGACCCTCGGCATCGCCCTCGCGGTAGTGATCCTTTCGGCGCTGTACGCGGTGATCGCCGGTTACATGACCCAGGCGTTCCCGGTGCACCTGCGCTACTCGGGCATTTCCATCGCTTACCAGTTGAGCTGTGCACTGGCCGGCGGCACCACGCCGCTGATCGGCACGCTGCTGGCGAGCAAGTTTTCCGGACAATGGCTGCCGTTGGCGGTGTTCTTCACCTTGCTTTCGGCCCTGTCCCTGATCGGTGTTTGCGGGCTGGCCCGCCTGCGCGCCAACCCGGTCGTCACCCACGCTGCTAAAGAGGTGTATTCGTGA
- a CDS encoding LysR family transcriptional regulator, which produces MTSTNPWVGRRFLNDRLDWNLLRTYLVIGQEGSMSRAAARLHITQSAVSQALKRLEEQLECVLIARSGRRFDLTETGEEVLRIATDIYGDISRLGTVVESRHDDVVGKIRILTVSGVQARHYDEFLADFHETHPKIELEVEVMGSSNIISSLLQKTATIGVGLCRLPQPRLEQRVLFRERYAYFCGQRHRLFGQENLTLEQLAAENFVSFTSDQLGGNLSPLTLFRDQQGFTGKIVASSTSFEEIYRLICAGYGIGCLPTHLVKRDVEQGLLWRLPPEDGVVDFDIQLLWNREQKMSQAETVFLESFQHMLSIREPVL; this is translated from the coding sequence ATGACTTCCACTAACCCCTGGGTGGGCCGACGTTTTCTGAATGATCGTCTCGACTGGAACCTGCTGCGCACCTACCTTGTGATCGGCCAGGAAGGCAGCATGAGCCGTGCCGCAGCGCGGTTGCACATCACGCAGTCAGCCGTCAGCCAGGCGTTGAAACGGCTGGAAGAACAACTGGAATGCGTGTTGATTGCCCGTAGCGGGAGACGGTTTGACCTGACGGAAACCGGGGAAGAGGTCCTGCGCATTGCGACGGATATCTACGGCGATATTTCGCGATTGGGCACTGTGGTGGAGAGTCGTCACGATGACGTGGTGGGCAAGATCCGCATTCTGACCGTCAGCGGTGTTCAGGCGCGGCATTACGACGAGTTCCTCGCCGATTTCCATGAAACGCACCCGAAAATCGAGCTGGAAGTCGAGGTGATGGGCAGCTCGAACATCATCAGTTCGTTGCTGCAGAAGACCGCGACCATTGGCGTCGGCCTGTGTCGTTTACCGCAGCCGCGGCTGGAACAGCGGGTGCTGTTCCGCGAGCGTTATGCGTACTTTTGCGGGCAGCGTCATCGGCTGTTCGGACAAGAGAATCTGACGCTGGAACAGCTCGCCGCAGAAAACTTCGTCAGTTTCACCAGCGACCAGCTCGGCGGTAATCTTTCACCTCTGACGCTGTTTCGCGACCAGCAGGGTTTTACCGGCAAGATCGTTGCTTCATCGACGAGCTTCGAGGAGATTTACCGATTGATTTGCGCAGGTTACGGGATTGGCTGCCTGCCGACGCATTTGGTGAAAAGGGATGTCGAGCAAGGGTTGCTGTGGCGGTTGCCGCCGGAGGATGGGGTGGTGGATTTTGATATTCAGCTGCTGTGGAATCGTGAGCAGAAGATGAGTCAGGCGGAAACCGTGTTCCTCGAAAGCTTCCAGCACATGCTCAGCATTCGTGAGCCTGTGCTGTGA
- the mrdA gene encoding penicillin-binding protein 2 has translation MPQPIPIKDHEKETRLVNKRLMACALFVVAITCALVVRMYVLQVVEFDYHSTISENNRVHVLPITPTRGLIYDRNGVVLADNRPSFNLTITRERAADVKEELDEVVNLLHLPAEDRTLFDKAMKQARHPFVPVTLFYELSEEQIAVLAVNEFRLPGIDVEPQFVRHYPMGAHFAHSIGYVGRINEKESKALDTVEYRGTQSIGKTGIEKFYESELHGHVGYEEVETNAQGRVLRVLKHTDPVPGKNIVLSLDVKLQEAAEEALGDRRGSVVALDPSTGEVLAMVSKPSFDPNLFVTGISFKEYAALHDSIDRPLFNRVLRGLYAPGSTIKPEVAIAGLDAGVVTPQTRVFDPGYYQLPDFDHKYRNWNHSGDGWVDMDAAIMRSNDTYFYDLAHKLGIDRLHDYMAMFGLGEKVSLDMFEESAGLMPSQAWKRATRRQAWFPGETVILGIGQGYMQVTPLQLAQATALIANKGVWNRPHLAKTVDGVTPVDEHPMPNILLKDPRDWEQVNHGMQMVMHDARGIARAAAQGAQYRIAGKSGTAQVVAIKQGERYNRAKTLERNRDNALFVGFAPAEHPKIVISVMIENGEAGGRVAGPVVRQIMDAWLLDQDGHLKPQYATPSKAPGDPHV, from the coding sequence ATGCCCCAACCGATACCGATCAAGGACCACGAAAAAGAGACGCGCCTGGTCAACAAAAGACTGATGGCTTGCGCCTTGTTCGTCGTCGCTATCACCTGCGCACTGGTGGTGCGCATGTACGTACTGCAAGTCGTCGAGTTTGACTATCACTCGACCATCTCCGAAAACAATCGCGTCCACGTATTGCCGATCACCCCCACGCGCGGATTGATCTACGACCGCAACGGCGTGGTCCTCGCCGACAACCGCCCCAGCTTCAACCTGACCATCACCCGCGAACGCGCCGCTGACGTCAAAGAAGAGCTGGACGAGGTGGTCAATCTCCTGCACCTGCCCGCTGAAGACCGGACGCTCTTTGACAAGGCGATGAAGCAGGCGCGCCACCCCTTTGTGCCCGTCACGCTGTTTTACGAACTCAGTGAAGAGCAAATCGCCGTACTCGCCGTCAACGAATTCCGTCTGCCCGGAATCGACGTTGAGCCGCAGTTCGTCCGCCATTACCCGATGGGCGCGCACTTCGCCCATTCCATCGGCTACGTCGGCCGAATCAACGAGAAAGAATCCAAGGCCCTGGACACTGTCGAGTACCGAGGCACCCAATCCATCGGCAAGACCGGGATTGAAAAGTTTTATGAATCAGAATTGCACGGCCACGTCGGTTACGAAGAAGTAGAAACCAACGCCCAGGGTCGCGTGCTGCGAGTGCTCAAACACACCGATCCGGTGCCTGGTAAAAACATCGTCCTGAGCCTCGACGTCAAACTTCAGGAAGCCGCCGAAGAAGCCTTGGGTGATCGCCGCGGTTCAGTGGTCGCGCTCGATCCATCGACCGGTGAAGTGCTGGCCATGGTCAGCAAGCCAAGCTTTGACCCGAACCTGTTCGTGACCGGGATCAGCTTCAAGGAGTACGCGGCACTGCATGACTCCATCGACCGGCCGCTGTTTAACCGCGTGCTGCGCGGTCTTTATGCGCCCGGTTCGACCATCAAGCCTGAAGTGGCGATTGCCGGCCTGGATGCGGGTGTCGTGACCCCGCAGACCCGCGTCTTCGACCCGGGTTATTACCAGCTCCCGGACTTCGATCACAAATACCGTAACTGGAACCACAGCGGCGACGGTTGGGTGGACATGGACGCGGCGATCATGCGCTCCAACGACACCTACTTCTACGACCTGGCGCACAAGCTGGGCATCGATCGCCTGCACGACTACATGGCGATGTTCGGGCTTGGCGAGAAGGTCTCGCTGGATATGTTCGAAGAGTCTGCCGGTTTGATGCCGTCTCAGGCCTGGAAGCGTGCCACGCGACGTCAGGCGTGGTTCCCCGGCGAAACGGTAATCCTCGGCATCGGCCAGGGTTACATGCAGGTCACGCCGCTGCAGCTGGCTCAAGCCACCGCGCTGATCGCCAACAAAGGTGTCTGGAACCGCCCGCACCTGGCCAAGACCGTGGACGGTGTGACGCCAGTGGATGAGCATCCGATGCCAAACATCCTGTTGAAAGACCCGCGTGACTGGGAGCAGGTCAACCACGGCATGCAAATGGTCATGCACGACGCTCGCGGGATCGCCCGAGCGGCGGCTCAAGGTGCGCAATATCGCATCGCCGGGAAAAGTGGTACCGCGCAAGTGGTCGCGATCAAACAGGGTGAGCGCTACAACCGGGCGAAAACCCTGGAGCGGAACCGCGACAACGCCTTGTTTGTCGGCTTCGCACCAGCCGAGCACCCGAAGATTGTCATCTCGGTGATGATCGAAAACGGCGAGGCCGGCGGTCGCGTCGCCGGGCCTGTGGTGCGACAGATCATGGACGCCTGGTTACTCGATCAGGACGGCCACCTGAAACCGCAATACGCCACGCCGAGTAAAGCGCCTGGCGATCCTCACGTTTAA